From Myxococcales bacterium, a single genomic window includes:
- a CDS encoding lipid-transfer protein: MGRKVYVVGVGMTKFEKPGSKEWDYPDMVKEAGEKALADAGIPYTKIQQAAAGYVYGESTSGERALYGLGLTGIPIYNVNNNCSTGSTALFLAKQLIEGGLADCVMAAGFEKMEKGSLGAKFMDRVNPMDKHMMLMMELREFAPAPPAAQLFGNAGREHMEKYGTKPEQFAKVGWKNHKHSVNNPYSQFQDEYSLEDILNAKEVYAPLTKLQCCPTSDGAGVAILASAEFVKANGLEKQAIEIAGMSMVTDLKSTFDERSCIKIVGSDMTRKAAQTAYEASGVGPEQVDVIELHDCFSTNELLTYEALGLCEAGKGGELIDSGAVTYGGKWVVNPSGGLISKGHPLGATGLAQCAELNWQLRGLSEKRQVKDAKIALQHNLGLGGAAVVTVYRRPDAIN, encoded by the coding sequence ATGGGCAGGAAAGTCTACGTCGTGGGCGTGGGAATGACGAAGTTCGAGAAGCCGGGCTCCAAGGAGTGGGACTACCCGGACATGGTCAAGGAGGCCGGCGAGAAGGCACTAGCCGACGCTGGCATTCCCTACACGAAGATCCAGCAAGCCGCGGCCGGCTACGTCTACGGTGAGAGCACCAGTGGGGAGCGCGCCCTGTACGGGCTCGGTCTCACCGGCATCCCCATCTACAACGTCAACAACAACTGCTCCACCGGCTCCACGGCGCTGTTTCTGGCCAAACAGCTGATCGAAGGCGGGCTGGCTGACTGCGTGATGGCCGCCGGCTTCGAGAAGATGGAGAAGGGCTCCCTCGGCGCAAAGTTCATGGACCGGGTGAACCCCATGGACAAACACATGATGCTGATGATGGAGCTGCGAGAGTTCGCGCCGGCTCCGCCGGCAGCGCAGCTGTTCGGCAACGCCGGCCGGGAGCACATGGAGAAGTACGGAACGAAACCCGAGCAGTTCGCCAAGGTGGGCTGGAAGAACCACAAACACTCGGTGAACAACCCGTACTCGCAGTTCCAGGACGAGTACTCGCTCGAAGACATCCTGAACGCCAAGGAGGTCTACGCGCCGCTGACGAAGCTTCAGTGTTGCCCCACCTCGGATGGCGCCGGCGTGGCCATCTTGGCCAGCGCGGAGTTCGTCAAGGCGAACGGTCTGGAGAAGCAGGCGATCGAGATCGCCGGCATGTCGATGGTGACCGATCTGAAGAGCACCTTCGATGAGCGTAGCTGCATCAAGATCGTCGGCTCCGACATGACGCGCAAAGCAGCCCAAACCGCCTACGAGGCGTCGGGCGTGGGTCCCGAGCAGGTCGACGTGATCGAGCTGCATGATTGTTTCAGCACCAACGAGCTGCTCACCTACGAAGCGCTCGGTTTGTGCGAGGCCGGCAAGGGCGGCGAACTGATCGACTCGGGCGCGGTGACCTATGGCGGAAAATGGGTGGTCAATCCGTCGGGCGGTCTAATTTCGAAGGGCCACCCGCTCGGGGCCACGGGCCTCGCCCAGTGTGCCGAGCTCAACTGGCAGCTCCGGGGCCTGTCCGAAAAGCGCCAGGTCAAGGACGCCAAAATCGCGCTGCAACACAACCTCGGCCTCGGTGGCGCGGCCGTGGTGACGGTTTACCGCCGACCCGACGCCATCAACTGA
- the gluQRS gene encoding tRNA glutamyl-Q(34) synthetase GluQRS, which produces MDSTPPVGRLAPSPTGLLHLGHARSFLLAWWSVRARGGRIVLRMEDLDGPRARSEMIDAALVDLTWLGLDWDGPMLLQSSGLERLRAEAGRLSDLGAAYPCICSRADVRAALSAPHEGDVEVRYPGTCRDRFGSREDARKLTGKDASLRFRVPDGETLVKDELRGEQSFDVGGTVGDFMVMRRDGTPAYQLAVVVDDAAQGVTEVLRGDDLLPSAARQILLQRALGLTSPRWLHVPLVVDASGRRFAKRADDLSLAELRERGVDPRRIVAWAAGVSGLDGDERMTPEQCLKDFSLARLPRDPVRLTAAELAMLKTAP; this is translated from the coding sequence ATGGACTCCACACCGCCGGTCGGCCGGCTCGCACCGAGCCCCACGGGGCTGCTCCACCTCGGGCACGCGCGCTCGTTTCTGCTCGCCTGGTGGAGCGTCCGCGCCCGCGGCGGGCGCATCGTTCTGCGTATGGAGGATCTCGACGGTCCTCGAGCCCGCTCGGAGATGATCGACGCCGCGCTCGTGGATCTGACCTGGCTCGGCCTGGATTGGGACGGACCAATGCTGCTGCAGAGCTCCGGCCTCGAGCGGTTGCGCGCCGAGGCCGGTCGACTCAGCGACCTCGGCGCGGCCTACCCGTGCATCTGCTCGAGAGCCGACGTTCGAGCTGCGCTGAGCGCGCCCCACGAGGGGGACGTGGAGGTGCGCTATCCGGGAACCTGCCGCGATCGCTTCGGATCCCGCGAAGACGCACGAAAGCTGACCGGCAAGGACGCCAGCCTGCGCTTCCGGGTGCCGGACGGCGAGACTTTGGTCAAGGACGAGCTCCGAGGCGAGCAGAGCTTCGATGTCGGCGGCACGGTCGGCGACTTCATGGTCATGCGGCGCGATGGCACCCCGGCGTACCAGCTGGCCGTGGTGGTCGATGACGCGGCTCAAGGGGTGACGGAGGTGCTTCGCGGCGACGACCTCTTGCCGAGCGCGGCGCGCCAGATCTTGCTTCAGCGGGCCCTTGGACTCACCTCCCCGCGCTGGCTCCACGTGCCGCTCGTGGTCGACGCCTCCGGCCGACGTTTCGCCAAACGTGCCGATGATCTCAGCCTGGCTGAGCTGCGGGAGCGCGGGGTCGATCCGCGCCGCATCGTCGCCTGGGCAGCCGGGGTTTCGGGGCTCGACGGCGACGAGCGAATGACACCGGAGCAATGCCTGAAGGACTTCTCCCTCGCGCGCTTGCCGCGGGACCCGGTGCGGCTCACGGCCGCAGAGCTTGCTATGCTGAAAACCGCGCCATGA
- a CDS encoding tRNA-(ms[2]io[6]A)-hydroxylase, producing the protein MLDAQRPAERLLKSETSEAWCKVAADDLPATLADHAHCEKKATASAIALINDYPEDTELVRVLAALAEEELGHFRQVHQLLTERGAELTRDRGDPYARALMGLLRHPVELRKLDRLLVAALIEARSCERFRLLRRELERRGESELAQFFRRLESSEAGHAALFVHLAETRFGREITRARLEQMADAESEIVARLPIAPRIH; encoded by the coding sequence ATGCTCGACGCGCAGCGCCCCGCCGAACGCTTGCTCAAGAGCGAGACGTCGGAAGCTTGGTGCAAGGTCGCGGCGGACGACTTGCCGGCGACGCTGGCAGACCACGCACACTGCGAGAAGAAGGCCACCGCGAGCGCCATCGCGTTGATCAACGACTACCCAGAGGACACCGAGCTGGTGCGGGTGCTCGCGGCGTTGGCAGAGGAGGAGCTGGGGCACTTTCGGCAAGTGCACCAGCTGCTCACCGAACGCGGCGCCGAGCTGACGAGGGACCGCGGTGATCCCTACGCGCGAGCCCTCATGGGTCTCCTCCGTCATCCGGTCGAGCTGAGGAAGCTGGACCGGCTGCTGGTCGCCGCCTTGATCGAAGCGCGCTCGTGTGAGCGCTTCCGCCTACTTCGGCGTGAGCTCGAGCGCCGAGGAGAGTCGGAGCTCGCGCAGTTTTTCCGGCGGCTGGAGTCCAGCGAAGCCGGCCATGCTGCGCTGTTCGTGCACCTGGCCGAGACCCGATTTGGCAGGGAGATCACCCGTGCTCGACTGGAGCAGATGGCGGACGCCGAGTCCGAAATCGTGGCGAGGCTGCCCATCGCCCCGCGCATCCACTGA
- a CDS encoding matrixin family metalloprotease: MNPHTRRRFLALSGLFPLVLSGVAGAEEDGGRTVYVQALGKALPEADVAMVVEALRAFYAVEVKTLPRVDLPKSAYYPKRARYRAEKLLDFLKPRMPKDGSRILGLTSVDISTTKGKIDDWGILGLATIDGAACVLSSFRCKRLAKNALHARIRLGKVAVHEIGHTFGLDHCPNRGCLMEDGGGSVLTTDREYDLCFESRQALTSHGIELADGTIPWPKPKAK, translated from the coding sequence ATGAACCCGCATACCCGTCGTAGATTTCTGGCGCTCTCCGGGCTCTTCCCCCTGGTGCTCTCCGGAGTTGCCGGCGCGGAGGAGGACGGCGGTCGCACCGTGTACGTGCAGGCTCTGGGTAAGGCCCTCCCGGAGGCCGACGTGGCCATGGTGGTCGAGGCGCTCCGGGCGTTTTACGCGGTCGAGGTCAAGACCCTGCCGCGGGTCGATCTGCCAAAGAGCGCGTACTACCCGAAGCGCGCGCGCTATCGCGCGGAGAAGCTGCTCGACTTCTTGAAACCGCGCATGCCGAAGGACGGCAGCCGTATCCTCGGGCTGACGAGTGTCGACATCAGTACGACCAAGGGAAAAATCGACGACTGGGGTATCTTGGGACTCGCGACCATCGATGGCGCAGCGTGTGTGTTGTCGTCCTTTCGTTGCAAGCGCCTGGCGAAGAACGCCTTGCACGCCCGGATCCGGCTCGGCAAGGTGGCGGTGCACGAGATTGGGCACACCTTCGGGCTCGATCACTGTCCCAACCGCGGCTGTCTCATGGAGGACGGCGGCGGCAGCGTGTTGACGACGGACCGCGAATACGATCTCTGTTTCGAGAGCAGGCAGGCGCTGACCTCCCATGGGATCGAGCTGGCCGACGGCACGATCCCGTGGCCGAAGCCGAAGGCGAAGTAG
- a CDS encoding class I SAM-dependent methyltransferase produces MTAKNADRHVLYQLSVQDAEVEVDFLDHVYRSLLGRRPQSLLEDFCGSALLCAEWVRRGESRKATGVDIDPKVLAWGKRHNVAGLGESASRLSLLRQDVRSPVRAKFDVVCAFNFSYWVFRTRDEMRAYFAHVRTLLAKDSFFALDAYGGWEAIEPMEERRRIKGGFTYVWDQNGFDPITHEVVNYIHFEFKNGSRLNKAFSYHWRFWTLPELQELLAEAGFSDVQVYWDCSKKPMDAEVFRPRLRAHNQPGWLAYIVARR; encoded by the coding sequence TTGACGGCCAAGAACGCCGACCGGCACGTGCTCTACCAGCTCAGCGTGCAAGACGCGGAGGTCGAGGTCGATTTCCTGGATCACGTCTATCGCTCGCTGCTCGGACGCCGCCCGCAGAGCCTGTTGGAGGATTTCTGCGGCTCCGCGCTGTTGTGTGCGGAGTGGGTTCGGCGCGGGGAGTCGCGTAAGGCCACTGGCGTCGACATCGACCCGAAAGTGCTGGCCTGGGGCAAACGACACAACGTCGCGGGCCTCGGCGAGTCGGCAAGCCGCCTGTCCTTGTTGCGGCAGGACGTTCGGAGCCCCGTGCGGGCCAAGTTCGACGTCGTGTGTGCCTTCAACTTCAGTTACTGGGTCTTCCGCACGCGCGACGAGATGCGCGCCTACTTCGCCCATGTCCGCACGTTGCTGGCCAAAGATTCGTTCTTCGCCCTCGACGCCTACGGCGGCTGGGAGGCGATCGAGCCAATGGAAGAGCGCCGCCGTATCAAGGGTGGGTTCACCTACGTCTGGGACCAAAATGGCTTCGACCCGATCACTCACGAGGTCGTCAACTACATCCACTTCGAGTTCAAGAACGGCAGCCGCCTGAACAAGGCGTTCAGCTATCACTGGCGGTTCTGGACGCTCCCAGAGCTGCAAGAGTTGCTCGCCGAGGCAGGCTTCTCGGACGTGCAGGTGTACTGGGACTGCTCGAAGAAACCGATGGACGCCGAGGTGTTTCGGCCGCGCCTGCGCGCCCACAACCAGCCCGGCTGGCTCGCGTACATTGTCGCGCGCCGCTGA